A stretch of the Lolium perenne isolate Kyuss_39 chromosome 3, Kyuss_2.0, whole genome shotgun sequence genome encodes the following:
- the LOC127343922 gene encoding uncharacterized protein, whose amino-acid sequence MFPVYSDSEYQYCWHAWFLFRSVSSVLPNIFLFSFCVYSTFAGIMDESRKRAASNANAKNASSSLDEDFGNDFLSSWKVPKSGKDTIDFDVESAPKSSKKFSFDNFDDFGIDGAFDKISSFKMGMSDLDFSSPLKKKSKHSSSNGNDLSEGKKDTEKDFFSFDFNDLGKFNLDTKLGSEENGTSRTTEKTNPISSEGNKDPQRGISDKGTDVPEDSKSKEQTQTQTHDASTLKPTHFTSINPERVEQLKVDMVSNDMLGEHSNEAHPTKPVVNSSSHSFPCSAVSAEDPTHLKAISAPEKSKEDPAVDLSKLNISRENSNSEQEVSSQSRNTSTENPYISRRPLGQSDSQNNQNEAVEESRSLNEGSHGSQSFGGTLMKPVRKTSSGTNNVEKGTSGPKNLSSTTQREIRNVKPALVNEAGTFSLLSKSANTKASRPPQVTSESTLNQLSGANNVIKKTNTHTTDLKREHKHAQPEKLKITSAKPYCKPGLQGLSTTSLNAKNRVEPHSAGNSSSLNAPSSTAHRTEHNNVTSQVLLKSSKPSDIIQDTLSKDSKRPTSQLAGSRVLKVGAISRNPMSGLLVEKDSVQFSGSKGSPVLTSKIPNSFVEGKPASRSPSMRQNMPEESIPDAKAPAVLKRIMRSPAVRKSPQTVPEPGNKIILSGTPKIRMDNVVSSTTPCEMGDISDLEVPALLEDDGNVDKAEACRKELEDMCILLKRKHTEAKELSVRAIVNNNMLLMLNHPMFEEKMSALQKFANSLRSKKHLFEEISAMDTH is encoded by the exons ATGTTTCCTGTATATAGTGATTCAGAATATCAATATTGTTGGCATGCATGGTTTCTCTTCCGCTCTGTGTCTTCGGTGCTTCCTAATATATTTCTGTTTTCCTTCTGCGTGTACTCCACGTTTGCAGGCATTATGGATGAATCACGAAAAAGAGCTGCCTCTAACGCTAATGCTAAAAATGCAAGTTCATCCCTTG ATGAAGACTTTGGCAATGATTTTCTTTCGTCCTGGAAGGTACCAAAATCAGGAAAAGACACAATTGACTTTGATGTTGAGTCAGCTCCGAAAAGTAGCAAGAAGTTTAGCTTCGACAATTT CGATGATTTTGGAATTGATGGAGCCTTTGACAAAATATCATCATTTAAAATGGGCATGTCTGATCTTGATTTCTCTAGTCCCCTCAAGAAAAAATCAAAACACAGCAGTTCAAATGGCAATGATCTTTCTGAAGGGAAGAAAGATACTGAAAAGGACTTCTTTTCCTTTGATTTCAATGA TCTGGGCAAGTTCAATCTTGACACGAAGTTGGGCTCTGAGGAGAATGGTACAAGTAGAACTACAGAAAAAACCAACCCCATCTCCTCAGAGGGTAATAAAGATCCACAAAGAGGTATTTCAGACAAGGGCACTGATGTTCcggaagatagtaagagtaaggaacaAACACAAACACAAACACATGATGCTTCCACTTTGAAGCCTACTCATTTCACAAG CATCAATCCTGAAAGAGTGGAACAGCTTAAAGTAGACATGGTGTCAAATGATATGCTTGGAGAACACTCTAATGAGGCACACCCAACAAAACCAGTTGTTAACAGTTCTTCTCATAGTTTCCCTTGCAGCGCTGTATCTGCTGAAGATCCAACACATTTAAAAGCCATATCAGCTCCTGAGAAAAGTAAGGAAGATCCTGCGGTGGACCTGAGTAAACTTAATATATCGAGGGAGAATAGTAACAGTGAGCAAGAAGTTAGTTCACAATCCAGAAACACCAGCACTGAGAATCCCTACATCTCTAGAAGACCACTGGGTCAATCGGATTCTCAAAACAACCAGAATGAGGCTGTGGAGGAAAGCAGATCTCTCAATGAAGGAAGTCATGGTAGCCAATCTTTCGGGGGCACTTTAATGAAGCCTGTAAGGAAGACATCATCCGGGACAAATAATGTTGAGAAAGGGACTTCAGGTCCAAAGAATCTCTCTTCAACAACGCAGAG GGAAATCAGAAATGTCAAACCTGCATTGGTGAATGAAGCAGGAACCTTTTCTCTTCTGTCAAAATCTGCAAATACGAAAGCAAGCAGGCCTCCCCAAGTAACTTCAGAATCCACCTTAAATCAACTAAGTGGTGCCAATAACGTGATAAAAAAGACAAATACACATACTACGGACTTGAAAAG GGAACACAAGCATGCACAACCTGAAAAACTTAAAATCACATCGGCAAAACCATACTGCAAGCCTGGATTACAAGGGTTGTCGACCACCTCCTTGAATGCTAAAAACAG AGTTGAGCCACATAGCGCTGGCAACTCGTCCTCATTGAATGCTCCAAGCAGTACAGCACATAGAACGGAACATAACAATGTAACAAGTCAGGTACTCCTAAAAAGTAGCAAACCCTCTGATATAATACAAGACACCCTTTCCAAAGACAGTAAAAGACCAACTTCTCAACTCGCTGGATCAAG AGTTTTAAAAGTAGGTGCTATATCTAGAAATCCAATGTCTGGCTTGCTTGTGGAGAAAGATTCGGTACAATTCAGTGGGAGCAAGGGCTCCCCTGTACTAACATCCAAGATCCCAAACTCCTTTGTTGAAGGAAAACCTGCATCTCGTAGCCCGTCCATGAGGCAAAACATGCCTGAG GAATCAATTCCAGATGCAAAAGCCCCTGCTGTGCTTAAGCGCATCATGAGATCTCCAGCTGTGAG AAAATCACCACAAACTGTTCCAGAGCCGGGGAATAAAATA ATTCTAAGTGGAACTCCGAAAATTCGTATGGACAATGTGGTTTCTTCAACAACACCATGTGAGATGGGGGACATTTCAGACCTAGAGGTGCCTGCTCTGTTAGAAGATGATGGAAATGTAGACAAAGCTGAGGCTTGTAGAAAGGAGCTTGAAGAT ATGTGCATTTTGCTGAAAAGGAAACACACAGAAGCTAAAGAACTATCAGTTCGGGCTATTGTTAACAACAATATGCTGCTGATGCTAAACCACCCAATGTTTGAGGAGAAA ATGTCCGCTCTTCAGAAATTCGCCAACAGCCTGAGATCCAAGAAGCATTTATTTGAGGAAATTAGCGCCATGGATACG CATTGA